A portion of the Fibrobacterota bacterium genome contains these proteins:
- a CDS encoding homoserine dehydrogenase encodes MQIRLGILGLGTVGSGVLDLLDRHRAFFRDSLGFEFPVTALCSRSQASLDRFAGQAPFLTRDPLALVSRPDVDVVLELAGGEDAPRAWVEAAFAHGKHVITANKALLAKHGQDLFPLAERTGRFLLFEAAVGGGIPIIRTLQEAFIANDIHGLACIINGTCNYILTEMTQKKLSFQTALKDAQALGYAEADPSFDIEGTDSAHKVALLASLCYGKYVDYGSMSVEGITTLSDVDIAMAEEMGFAIKLLGVVSQDREGRIQANVYPALLEKKHQLATVEGVLNAVFLKTSAVGAILLTGAGAGKLPTASSVVSDLVSLARQLATGNPKVQPMGFFSSRNRADLRPIDELETEFYLRLTAVDKPGVLAKVTAILGEEGISIRALVQKPEHDPERVPVIFLTHSTKNSNVRRALKRIDALDIIQAPTQVLRFYR; translated from the coding sequence ATGCAAATCCGCCTCGGCATCCTGGGACTCGGTACGGTCGGCTCCGGCGTTCTCGATTTATTGGATCGGCACCGGGCCTTCTTCCGGGACAGCCTGGGTTTCGAATTCCCCGTTACCGCCCTCTGTTCCCGTTCCCAAGCCAGCCTGGACCGCTTCGCCGGCCAAGCGCCCTTCCTCACCCGCGACCCGCTCGCCCTGGTTTCCCGCCCTGATGTCGATGTGGTCTTGGAACTGGCCGGCGGCGAGGACGCCCCGCGCGCCTGGGTCGAAGCCGCCTTCGCCCATGGCAAGCATGTCATCACCGCCAATAAGGCCTTGCTTGCCAAGCATGGCCAGGATCTTTTCCCCTTGGCCGAGCGCACGGGCCGCTTCCTTTTATTCGAAGCGGCCGTCGGCGGGGGCATCCCCATCATCCGCACCTTGCAAGAAGCCTTCATCGCCAACGATATCCACGGCCTGGCTTGCATCATCAACGGCACTTGCAATTACATCCTCACCGAGATGACGCAAAAGAAACTGTCCTTCCAGACCGCGCTGAAGGACGCGCAGGCCCTCGGCTACGCGGAAGCCGATCCTTCCTTCGACATCGAGGGGACGGATTCGGCGCATAAGGTGGCCTTGCTGGCCTCCCTCTGCTACGGCAAATACGTGGACTACGGCAGCATGTCCGTGGAAGGCATCACCACGCTTTCGGACGTGGACATCGCCATGGCAGAAGAGATGGGATTCGCCATCAAGCTGCTGGGCGTGGTTTCCCAGGATCGCGAGGGGCGGATCCAAGCCAACGTGTACCCGGCCCTGCTCGAGAAAAAGCACCAGCTCGCAACCGTCGAAGGCGTGCTGAACGCCGTCTTCCTGAAAACCTCGGCGGTGGGCGCCATCTTGTTGACGGGCGCGGGGGCGGGCAAGCTGCCCACGGCCAGCTCCGTGGTCTCGGACCTGGTTTCCCTGGCGCGCCAATTGGCCACGGGCAATCCCAAGGTCCAACCGATGGGCTTCTTTTCGTCGCGGAACCGCGCCGATCTCCGCCCCATCGACGAGTTGGAGACCGAGTTCTACCTGCGCCTGACCGCGGTGGACAAGCCGGGCGTGCTGGCCAAGGTGACCGCCATCCTGGGGGAAGAGGGCATTTCCATCCGGGCCCTGGTGCAGAAGCCGGAGCATGATCCGGAACGGGTCCCGGTGATCTTCCTGACGCATTCCACCAAGAATTCGAACGTGCGGCGCGCCCTCAAGCGCATCGACGCCCTGGACATCATCCAGGCGCCCACCCAGGTGCTGCGATTCTATCGTTAG
- a CDS encoding sugar transferase: MLARKFEKYLIFVSDVVSFNLAFALIFWLRYKSGLFPELFDPGREFGHFSRIAFVLSLIWIAYFFISGLYRDWYLQSRAVQLGVVSKEITTGCLIILAVTTGSDVLEQIQQHRLGHVFTWTRAASFLSYWVTFLVSVNGFRMLSQTLVRRLLRKGIGLDRVLILGATEAGLRMQRELAEVPEMGWKLAGYVDENPGQRGPDFGGAPVLGKYAELPELIPKHKIGGIIISHESASHNEILRVLSHVAEFPLSIFIVPDLYDVASGHFKTSAVHGITLKQLFPEHMPAWEAKLKRLMDIAISGLGLVLGAPLMALTALFIKLDSKGPVFYSQERIGQYGKRFMVHKFRTMRTDAEAAGPQWAKAGDARVTRLGRFLRRARIDEMPQLWCVLSGDMSLVGPRPERQHFISQLRHEVPLYLRRLKMKPGLTGWAQVKHRYDTNIDDVKTKVMFDLWYFENMSLSLDLYILLRTVWVVITGHGAR; this comes from the coding sequence ATGCTAGCGCGCAAATTCGAGAAGTACCTGATATTCGTCTCCGACGTGGTTTCCTTCAACCTCGCGTTCGCCCTCATCTTTTGGTTGCGATACAAGAGCGGCCTTTTTCCCGAGCTGTTCGATCCCGGGCGCGAGTTCGGCCATTTCTCCCGCATCGCCTTCGTCCTGTCCCTGATCTGGATCGCCTACTTTTTCATCAGCGGGCTCTACCGCGACTGGTACCTGCAATCCCGCGCGGTGCAATTGGGGGTGGTCTCCAAGGAAATCACCACCGGTTGCCTCATCATCCTGGCGGTCACCACCGGCTCGGACGTGCTGGAGCAGATCCAGCAGCATCGCCTGGGCCACGTGTTCACCTGGACGCGCGCGGCGTCCTTCCTTTCCTATTGGGTCACCTTCCTCGTCTCGGTGAACGGTTTCCGCATGCTGTCGCAAACCCTGGTGCGGCGCCTGCTGCGCAAGGGAATCGGGCTGGACCGGGTGCTGATCCTGGGGGCCACGGAAGCGGGCCTGCGCATGCAACGCGAGCTGGCCGAGGTGCCCGAGATGGGATGGAAACTCGCCGGTTACGTGGACGAGAACCCGGGGCAGCGGGGCCCCGATTTCGGCGGAGCCCCGGTGCTGGGCAAGTACGCCGAATTGCCGGAGCTGATCCCTAAGCACAAGATCGGCGGCATCATCATCAGCCACGAATCGGCGTCGCATAACGAGATCCTGCGCGTGCTTTCCCATGTGGCCGAGTTCCCGCTTTCCATCTTCATCGTGCCCGATCTGTACGACGTGGCCAGCGGGCATTTCAAGACCAGCGCCGTGCACGGCATTACCCTGAAGCAGCTTTTCCCCGAGCACATGCCCGCCTGGGAAGCCAAGCTCAAGCGCCTGATGGACATCGCCATCTCCGGGCTGGGCCTGGTCCTGGGCGCGCCGCTCATGGCCCTCACCGCCCTTTTCATCAAGCTCGACTCCAAGGGACCGGTGTTCTACAGCCAAGAGCGCATCGGGCAATACGGGAAACGATTCATGGTGCATAAGTTCCGCACCATGCGGACCGATGCCGAGGCGGCCGGGCCGCAATGGGCCAAGGCGGGCGATGCCCGGGTGACGAGGCTGGGGCGCTTCCTGCGCCGCGCGCGCATCGACGAGATGCCGCAACTCTGGTGCGTATTGTCCGGGGACATGAGCCTGGTGGGCCCGCGGCCGGAACGGCAGCATTTCATCAGCCAGCTGAGGCACGAAGTGCCGTTGTACCTGCGCCGCTTGAAGATGAAGCCCGGCCTCACGGGCTGGGCCCAGGTGAAGCATCGCTACGACACCAACATCGACGACGTGAAGACGAAGGTGATGTTCGATTTGTGGTACTTCGAGAACATGTCCTTGAGCCTGGATCTGTATATCCTGCTGCGGACGGTGTGGGTGGTGATCACCGGCCACGGCGCGCGGTGA
- a CDS encoding TIGR02147 family protein, with amino-acid sequence MTALPDIRSYTDYRLYLRDRYAAGKRLNPGFSHRYIADTVGASSTGWFSDMVKGRISLTGTYRIKLTKLLGLGPAESEYFEAMVDYAHAGSLEEKNRHWERMLSGKDLKVDFLGKDKFDYYSKWYHAAIRELLLFQPFRGDYADLGRSLVPSIRPDQARKAIKLLERLGLIAQDGNGIHRPTSAILKKDAAEKALHLANFLKANAELGIEALERFPKEERDISALTLALRPQDFERAQEEIKALRKRLLALSEKPGPDKRVYQCNFQVFPLTRATKATDAARNGSAREAQA; translated from the coding sequence ATGACCGCGCTTCCGGACATCCGTTCCTACACCGATTATCGGCTTTACCTGCGCGATAGATATGCCGCCGGAAAACGCCTCAATCCCGGCTTTTCGCATCGATACATCGCCGATACGGTGGGGGCTTCGTCCACCGGCTGGTTCTCGGATATGGTGAAAGGCCGCATTTCTCTTACCGGCACCTATCGAATCAAATTGACAAAGCTCTTGGGGCTGGGCCCGGCCGAATCCGAATACTTCGAGGCCATGGTCGATTACGCGCATGCGGGTTCGCTCGAGGAGAAGAACCGGCATTGGGAGCGCATGCTTTCCGGGAAGGATCTGAAGGTCGACTTCCTGGGCAAGGACAAATTCGATTACTACTCGAAATGGTATCATGCGGCCATCCGTGAACTCCTCTTGTTCCAGCCTTTCCGCGGCGACTATGCCGATCTGGGCCGGAGCCTGGTACCGTCCATCCGCCCGGACCAGGCCCGCAAGGCCATCAAGCTGCTCGAGCGCCTGGGGCTCATCGCCCAGGACGGCAACGGCATCCATCGCCCCACCTCGGCCATCCTTAAGAAGGACGCCGCCGAGAAGGCCTTGCATCTGGCCAATTTCCTGAAGGCGAACGCCGAACTCGGCATCGAAGCGCTGGAACGTTTTCCCAAGGAAGAGCGGGACATTTCGGCTTTGACCTTGGCGCTGCGGCCGCAGGATTTCGAACGGGCCCAGGAAGAGATCAAAGCGCTACGCAAAAGGTTGCTGGCCTTGAGCGAGAAGCCCGGGCCGGATAAAAGGGTTTACCAATGCAATTTCCAGGTCTTCCCGTTGACTCGGGCGACCAAGGCGACGGACGCGGCGCGGAACGGTAGCGCGCGGGAGGCACAGGCATGA
- a CDS encoding DUF4954 family protein codes for MIGKNDQGMLEDLADRLTQALAASELAAGLRSLSQAGQRLKAGRPLTQGERLCLENQGNACPDWNRVRIESDAGLSALRGNTFEGDVLLSGFHGSWPGPDGRAWPAGMADCRVRDAVIGNACLYHIARLDRQVIDEGAVLVGVGELDCPAPTTFSLGRTIHPGVETGTRSLWLWDTLTLEDATAALSLTPDAQKAFRARLESLLAPLQSAFGFVGKGASVMHARHIHSAYIGPGARVAGASLIRESALLAAPGEPCVAAEEAWIEKSMLKPGARVESGGKVSQSFLMEGSEVGWGGMVSQSVIGPETHIHKGEVTACLLGPLVGFHHQSLLISALWPEGRGNIAYGANVGSNHTGKKPDQEIRPGEGNFFGLGCSIKFPANYQDAPYSLIATGVSTAPQRVAFPFSLINQPQGAPGTNGSDGGAAGRGLNEIVPGWMWSDNAYALVRRMYKFESGSAASRRSPDDDASSTWKTGFFAGRLFAAALAHKVLKAHQALRAAPPDRPFYLEDTLPGLGKNFLRGKGRAKALAAYEDYLAFFLMRAYADRPGEAWGMELSDLVAAIRKELAHGHPSVPDARSWAAGQRGRLPAFKASMLASLARDDQRGRQIFDDYSDFHPAPGDDAAVARLAGDLEELERRLEAFIGG; via the coding sequence ATGATCGGGAAGAACGACCAGGGCATGCTCGAAGATCTCGCGGATCGCCTTACGCAGGCGCTGGCCGCTTCCGAATTGGCTGCCGGCCTGCGGAGCCTGTCCCAAGCCGGGCAACGCCTGAAGGCGGGAAGGCCGCTCACCCAGGGCGAACGGCTATGCCTGGAGAACCAGGGCAACGCCTGTCCGGACTGGAACCGGGTGCGCATCGAAAGCGATGCCGGGCTCTCGGCCCTCCGCGGCAATACCTTCGAAGGCGACGTGCTCCTGAGCGGTTTCCACGGATCTTGGCCTGGCCCGGACGGACGCGCATGGCCGGCGGGCATGGCCGATTGCCGAGTGCGGGACGCCGTGATCGGCAACGCTTGCCTGTACCATATCGCGCGATTGGATCGCCAGGTCATCGACGAGGGCGCGGTTCTGGTGGGCGTGGGCGAACTGGATTGCCCCGCCCCCACCACCTTCAGCCTGGGCCGGACCATCCATCCCGGCGTCGAGACGGGCACGCGCAGCCTCTGGCTTTGGGACACCCTGACCTTGGAGGACGCGACGGCGGCGCTCTCCCTGACCCCGGATGCGCAGAAGGCCTTCCGGGCCCGCTTGGAATCGCTTTTGGCCCCGCTCCAGAGCGCCTTCGGCTTCGTCGGCAAGGGCGCTTCCGTGATGCATGCGCGCCATATCCATTCCGCCTACATCGGCCCGGGCGCCCGCGTGGCCGGCGCTTCGCTCATCCGCGAGTCCGCGCTGTTGGCCGCCCCCGGCGAGCCCTGCGTGGCCGCCGAAGAAGCCTGGATCGAAAAATCCATGCTGAAGCCCGGCGCGCGCGTGGAATCGGGCGGCAAGGTTTCCCAGAGCTTCCTCATGGAAGGGAGCGAAGTGGGCTGGGGCGGCATGGTCTCTCAATCCGTCATCGGCCCGGAAACGCATATCCACAAGGGCGAAGTCACCGCCTGCCTGCTCGGCCCCTTGGTGGGCTTCCACCATCAGTCCTTGCTCATCTCCGCCCTATGGCCCGAAGGGCGCGGCAATATCGCCTACGGCGCCAACGTGGGCAGCAACCACACCGGCAAGAAGCCCGATCAGGAAATCCGCCCCGGCGAGGGCAATTTTTTTGGTCTAGGCTGTTCCATCAAGTTCCCGGCCAACTACCAGGACGCGCCTTATAGCCTCATCGCCACCGGCGTGTCGACGGCGCCCCAGCGGGTGGCGTTCCCCTTCTCCCTCATCAACCAACCGCAAGGCGCGCCCGGTACGAACGGGTCCGATGGGGGCGCAGCGGGACGGGGCCTCAACGAAATCGTTCCGGGATGGATGTGGTCGGACAACGCCTATGCGCTGGTGCGGCGCATGTACAAGTTCGAAAGCGGGAGCGCCGCCAGCCGCCGCTCCCCCGATGATGATGCGTCTTCCACTTGGAAGACCGGCTTCTTCGCCGGCCGCCTCTTCGCCGCGGCCTTGGCCCACAAGGTCTTGAAGGCGCACCAGGCCCTGCGCGCGGCCCCGCCCGATCGGCCTTTCTACCTGGAGGATACCCTGCCCGGCTTGGGTAAGAATTTCCTGCGCGGCAAAGGCAGGGCGAAGGCCTTGGCCGCCTACGAGGATTACCTGGCCTTCTTCCTGATGCGCGCCTACGCCGATCGGCCGGGCGAGGCCTGGGGCATGGAGCTTTCCGATCTGGTCGCCGCCATCCGCAAGGAATTGGCCCACGGGCATCCTTCCGTTCCGGACGCGCGCTCCTGGGCGGCCGGCCAGCGCGGGCGCCTACCCGCTTTCAAGGCCAGCATGCTGGCCTCGCTGGCGCGGGACGATCAGCGGGGCCGCCAAATCTTCGACGATTACTCCGATTTCCATCCGGCGCCCGGGGACGATGCGGCCGTGGCGCGGCTGGCGGGGGATCTGGAGGAGTTGGAACGGCGGTTGGAAGCTTTCATCGGGGGATGA
- the gmd gene encoding GDP-mannose 4,6-dehydratase: protein MPNKIALITGVTGQDGSYLAEFLLEKGYDVHGIIRRTSLFNRDRIEESRNLARQSGKVYELHYGDMGDSSSLNRIIASVRPDEIYNLAAQSHVQVSFDAPEFTADVDATGVLRLMEAVRINKLQSRVYQASTSELYGKVQEVPQKETTPFYPRSPYGVAKMYAFWIVKNYRESYGMHASNGILFNHESPRRGENFVTRKVTLSLAKIKAGQQKTVRMGNLDARRDWGYAKDYVEMMWMMLQQPEPDDYVAATGEMHTIREFIEKAAPYAGYEIAWDGEGVNEVGRDRKTGKVLIEVDPKFFRPAEVEQLLGDPTKAMTKLGWKPKVKFEQLVEIMMKADLKAQGVG, encoded by the coding sequence ATGCCGAACAAAATCGCTTTGATCACGGGGGTGACCGGGCAGGACGGATCCTATCTGGCCGAGTTCCTTCTGGAAAAGGGTTACGACGTCCACGGGATCATCCGCCGCACGTCCTTGTTCAATCGCGACCGCATCGAGGAATCACGGAACCTGGCGCGGCAAAGCGGTAAAGTCTACGAACTGCACTACGGCGATATGGGCGATTCCAGCAGCTTGAACCGCATCATCGCCTCCGTCCGGCCCGACGAGATCTACAACCTCGCCGCCCAAAGCCATGTCCAGGTATCCTTCGACGCCCCCGAGTTCACGGCGGACGTGGATGCGACTGGCGTGCTGCGCCTGATGGAAGCCGTGCGCATCAACAAACTGCAAAGCCGCGTCTATCAGGCTTCCACCTCGGAATTGTACGGGAAGGTCCAGGAGGTCCCCCAGAAGGAGACCACCCCATTCTATCCCCGTTCGCCCTACGGCGTCGCCAAGATGTACGCCTTCTGGATCGTGAAGAATTACCGCGAGTCCTACGGCATGCACGCGTCCAACGGCATCCTTTTCAACCACGAATCCCCGCGGCGCGGCGAAAACTTCGTGACGCGCAAGGTGACCCTGTCGCTGGCGAAAATCAAGGCGGGGCAGCAGAAGACGGTGCGGATGGGCAATCTGGACGCCCGGCGCGATTGGGGCTATGCCAAGGACTACGTCGAGATGATGTGGATGATGTTGCAGCAGCCCGAGCCGGATGATTACGTGGCGGCGACCGGCGAGATGCACACTATCCGCGAATTCATCGAGAAGGCCGCGCCCTATGCCGGCTACGAAATCGCCTGGGACGGCGAAGGCGTCAATGAAGTGGGCCGCGATCGCAAAACCGGCAAGGTGCTCATCGAGGTGGATCCCAAGTTTTTCCGGCCGGCCGAGGTGGAACAGCTCTTGGGCGATCCGACCAAGGCCATGACGAAACTGGGATGGAAACCGAAGGTGAAGTTCGAGCAACTCGTGGAAATCATGATGAAAGCCGATTTGAAGGCACAGGGCGTGGGCTAG
- a CDS encoding HAD-IB family phosphatase, whose translation MAQVHAFFDFDDTLCSGDSILYWLRFYYRKRPARRVFQIANGIALIAFALRLIDSHALKRVFLWPMAFEPADALDRLAAEFVAADLSARLHVPVLRRLWTHHLLGHKVVILSASATFYLKHLKSILPMADIQGSEMIWPERTFALPRYRDGNLRGENKLKRMGELGYGAEARALSFAYSDHYHDRFLLGFSEFPICVRPERKLRRLAREKGWPSMDWEEPGRWPGWKVLLGKFASLVFAAGPGLPKTGSDPLKEAAGAREYAPEQVRALRERVAMRYPGGQPAEIYAALFGAPRTER comes from the coding sequence GTGGCCCAAGTCCATGCCTTTTTCGATTTCGACGATACCTTGTGCAGCGGGGATAGCATCCTCTATTGGCTGCGCTTCTATTACCGGAAGCGCCCGGCGCGCCGGGTCTTCCAGATCGCCAACGGCATCGCCCTCATCGCCTTCGCGCTGCGCCTTATCGATAGCCATGCCTTGAAGCGGGTCTTCCTATGGCCGATGGCTTTCGAGCCCGCCGATGCCCTGGATCGCCTGGCGGCGGAATTCGTCGCCGCCGATTTGTCCGCCCGCTTGCACGTGCCTGTGTTGCGCCGTCTATGGACGCATCATCTGCTGGGGCATAAGGTGGTGATCCTCTCCGCCAGCGCCACTTTCTATTTGAAGCATCTGAAATCGATCCTGCCCATGGCCGATATCCAGGGTTCGGAAATGATCTGGCCCGAGCGGACTTTCGCTTTGCCGCGCTATCGGGACGGCAATCTGCGCGGGGAGAACAAGCTCAAGCGGATGGGCGAACTGGGCTACGGCGCCGAAGCCCGGGCCCTTTCATTCGCCTATTCCGATCATTACCATGATCGCTTTCTGCTCGGGTTTTCCGAATTCCCGATCTGCGTGCGGCCGGAACGCAAGCTGCGCCGCCTGGCGCGGGAAAAGGGCTGGCCGTCGATGGACTGGGAAGAGCCGGGCCGTTGGCCGGGATGGAAGGTGCTACTGGGGAAATTCGCCTCGCTGGTTTTCGCGGCCGGGCCGGGCCTGCCGAAGACGGGGAGCGATCCCCTCAAGGAAGCGGCCGGGGCGCGGGAGTATGCGCCGGAGCAGGTGCGCGCGTTGCGGGAACGGGTGGCGATGCGCTATCCGGGAGGCCAGCCCGCGGAAATCTACGCCGCCCTATTCGGCGCTCCGCGGACGGAACGGTAG
- the gmd gene encoding GDP-mannose 4,6-dehydratase: MSSKSALITGITGQDGYYLTELLLEKGYDVHGISRSAHPGHPGMAPLVEKASRAGRSLHLYPGDLSQPGTLSDLLIRIDPDEVYNLAAQSRVNISFEAPEATFEANALGVLRLLETIRREKLRARLFQASSAELFGDPAERPQRESTPFRPLSPYASAKLYAHWIVRNYRESFGMHAGNGILFNHESPLRPETFVTRKITAALARMRAGSPEILRLGLLDVRRDWGFAKDYVEAMWLMLQRPEADDYIVATGESHSVREFVELAAEQGGFRILWEGTEVEEIGRDLHTGKILVAIDPRFFRPADSEGTCGDPGKAARQLGWSPKILFGQLVELMMRADLARAAA, from the coding sequence ATGTCCTCGAAGTCGGCGCTCATCACCGGAATCACCGGGCAGGACGGTTACTACCTAACGGAATTGCTCCTGGAAAAAGGGTACGACGTCCATGGGATATCCCGTAGCGCGCATCCCGGCCACCCCGGCATGGCTCCGCTCGTCGAAAAGGCTTCGCGCGCCGGCCGTTCCCTCCATCTCTATCCCGGGGACCTCTCCCAACCTGGGACCCTCTCTGATCTGCTGATCCGCATCGATCCGGACGAAGTCTACAACCTCGCGGCCCAATCCCGCGTCAACATCTCGTTCGAAGCCCCGGAAGCGACCTTCGAAGCCAATGCCTTGGGGGTGCTTCGCCTCTTGGAAACCATCCGCCGGGAAAAGCTCCGGGCCCGCTTATTCCAGGCCAGCTCGGCCGAGTTATTCGGCGATCCCGCTGAGCGCCCGCAACGGGAATCCACGCCCTTCCGCCCCCTTTCCCCGTACGCATCCGCGAAGTTGTATGCGCATTGGATCGTCCGCAATTACCGCGAAAGCTTCGGCATGCATGCCGGGAACGGCATCCTCTTCAACCATGAATCCCCCTTGCGTCCCGAGACTTTCGTGACCCGGAAAATCACGGCCGCATTGGCGAGGATGCGGGCCGGGAGCCCGGAAATCCTGCGCCTGGGCCTCTTGGACGTGCGGCGCGATTGGGGCTTCGCCAAGGACTACGTCGAGGCGATGTGGCTCATGCTCCAGCGGCCGGAGGCGGACGACTACATCGTCGCCACCGGGGAGAGCCATAGCGTGCGCGAATTCGTGGAGCTGGCGGCGGAGCAGGGGGGGTTCCGAATCCTTTGGGAAGGGACCGAGGTCGAAGAAATCGGGCGGGATCTTCATACCGGCAAAATCCTGGTGGCCATCGACCCGCGTTTCTTCCGGCCCGCCGACTCCGAGGGCACGTGCGGGGATCCCGGCAAGGCCGCGCGCCAGCTGGGATGGTCCCCCAAGATCCTTTTCGGCCAACTGGTGGAGCTGATGATGCGCGCCGACCTCGCCCGCGCGGCCGCCTGA
- a CDS encoding carboxypeptidase regulatory-like domain-containing protein yields MPSRAAIALAALTCAGLALWGCGDDRVAGTEVENEIGYVFQPGGGPAAGAEVRVIPVGYNPLPGAAKGTAGASKSAAGVYKLETDARGSYNLHGIPAGQYNILAAKEGLAAFRDSINIDGSPGVLASDTLAPTAGLSGIVQLQPNHNPATATVQFLGTTIYANVDAAGRFRLEGLAAGIYQARIATTLPEYTSLFVRFTVAAGTSTAWPDTLRPVYTGIPVIEDLKADYDTASGAVRLSWAKSDYPNLIGYLVYRDTLLARSLSTQPINKFRIVDTVYADTLAWTLASANEPDQHWEYRVAVLASNGKPGETFLSVPVTAVSPATRKTFVSLATEGAQAEMATVGGPIRIIARFRNATQGNAHVTWFSDASGSPVREKDVDGRQGADTLETKAPDSAGPFGYEVRVTDAAGRIWSADTSLLAVRWKRGKDRPWPAYASAGKFPYDMPIASIGGKVFVMGSRGEYSHPALTVYDPASDAWRMGSEAPVLAEPVPVGGALYLIADSSLWAYDPAADAWTARAAPLVRRKDFTPVPALAVGGRLIAYDGVILTRENGNGDYLPSSMEAYDPAADSWTRSAPPYSLAPAKLVAYGSRLFKTGFRTLSEYDSGQDKWNVISTGMPAEALAPMAALDNALNFLYGGRLVATLLLDGNVADYRASLPVLPAYTDYSFQVLDGRIYGLFQTGTDRITVITYRRAENKWSIVEPIATQGNRFACAVAGDSLVVISFYDRTLPDRYDRLPAAYVYPPQP; encoded by the coding sequence ATGCCCTCTCGCGCCGCAATCGCGCTGGCCGCGCTGACCTGCGCCGGACTCGCGCTTTGGGGGTGCGGCGACGACCGCGTTGCGGGCACCGAGGTGGAGAACGAGATCGGGTACGTCTTCCAACCGGGCGGCGGCCCGGCCGCCGGGGCGGAGGTGCGCGTGATCCCGGTGGGCTACAATCCCCTGCCCGGGGCCGCGAAAGGCACGGCCGGAGCCAGCAAAAGCGCGGCGGGGGTCTATAAGCTCGAAACCGATGCGCGCGGGAGCTACAATCTGCACGGCATCCCTGCCGGCCAATACAATATCCTGGCGGCCAAGGAAGGCCTGGCCGCGTTCCGCGACTCGATCAACATCGATGGATCACCCGGGGTCCTGGCATCGGATACCTTGGCCCCCACCGCCGGGCTTTCGGGAATTGTCCAGCTACAGCCCAACCACAATCCCGCCACGGCCACGGTCCAATTCCTGGGGACCACGATATACGCCAACGTGGATGCGGCCGGTCGCTTCCGCCTGGAGGGCCTGGCCGCCGGGATCTACCAAGCGCGAATCGCCACCACCCTGCCCGAATACACCTCCCTCTTCGTCCGCTTCACCGTCGCCGCCGGTACGTCGACGGCCTGGCCCGATACCTTGCGGCCGGTCTATACCGGAATCCCGGTAATCGAGGATCTCAAGGCCGATTACGATACCGCGAGCGGGGCGGTCCGGCTTTCCTGGGCGAAATCGGACTATCCGAATCTGATCGGTTATCTGGTGTACCGCGACACCCTCCTGGCCCGATCCCTTTCGACCCAACCCATCAATAAATTCCGGATCGTGGATACGGTCTACGCCGATACCCTGGCCTGGACCTTGGCATCGGCGAACGAGCCGGATCAACATTGGGAATACAGGGTGGCCGTCCTCGCCAGCAACGGCAAGCCGGGTGAGACGTTCCTTTCGGTCCCGGTCACGGCGGTATCGCCCGCGACCCGCAAGACCTTCGTCAGCCTCGCGACGGAAGGCGCCCAGGCGGAAATGGCCACGGTAGGCGGCCCCATCCGGATTATCGCGCGTTTCCGGAACGCGACCCAGGGTAATGCGCATGTTACCTGGTTCTCCGATGCCTCGGGAAGTCCCGTACGGGAGAAGGACGTGGACGGGCGCCAAGGGGCCGATACCCTGGAGACGAAGGCGCCGGATTCGGCCGGGCCTTTCGGATACGAAGTCCGCGTGACCGACGCGGCCGGCCGGATATGGTCGGCGGATACCTCCCTGCTCGCGGTGCGCTGGAAGCGTGGGAAGGACCGGCCCTGGCCCGCCTACGCTTCCGCGGGCAAATTCCCGTACGATATGCCTATCGCAAGCATAGGCGGAAAGGTGTTCGTGATGGGCAGCCGCGGGGAGTATTCGCACCCCGCCCTGACCGTCTACGATCCGGCGTCGGATGCCTGGCGCATGGGCTCCGAGGCTCCGGTCCTGGCTGAGCCCGTCCCCGTAGGGGGGGCCTTGTACCTGATCGCGGACAGTTCCCTGTGGGCTTACGATCCCGCCGCCGACGCCTGGACGGCTCGGGCGGCCCCGCTGGTTCGCCGCAAGGACTTTACCCCGGTTCCGGCCCTGGCCGTAGGCGGGCGGTTGATCGCCTATGACGGCGTCATCCTTACGCGTGAAAACGGCAATGGAGACTACTTGCCGTCTTCGATGGAAGCTTACGACCCGGCCGCCGATTCCTGGACGCGATCGGCGCCTCCCTATAGCTTGGCCCCGGCGAAGCTGGTCGCTTACGGAAGCCGCCTTTTCAAGACCGGTTTCCGGACCTTGAGCGAATACGATTCCGGGCAGGACAAATGGAACGTCATCAGCACGGGGATGCCCGCCGAGGCGCTGGCTCCCATGGCGGCATTGGACAATGCCCTGAACTTCCTCTATGGCGGACGCCTGGTCGCAACCCTCCTCCTGGACGGGAACGTGGCCGACTATCGGGCCTCGCTGCCGGTCCTGCCGGCCTATACGGATTATTCCTTCCAGGTCCTGGACGGCCGCATCTACGGGCTTTTCCAGACCGGCACCGATCGCATTACCGTCATCACCTATCGCCGCGCGGAGAACAAGTGGAGCATCGTCGAGCCGATCGCGACGCAGGGCAACCGGTTCGCCTGCGCGGTGGCGGGCGATTCCTTGGTGGTCATCTCTTTCTACGACAGGACGCTCCCCGATCGATACGATCGTCTCCCGGCGGCCTACGTTTATCCCCCGCAGCCCTGA